The DNA sequence AGGGCGGCTGGATCGGCGCGCTCGGCGTGGTGCTGTCCTTCCTGGCGGTGTGGCTGGTGCTCACACCGGTGCTGGTGTGGGTGTTCCGGGTGGTCGGTCCGGCCTCCCCGGACTGGCTCGCCACACTCGGCATGGGCTCGTTCACCGCCGCGAACCTCTCCGGTTTCCTGCACGGTTTCGTGCTGTTCTGCTCGCTGCCGCTGAACCTGGGCGTGCCGTTCGGCGGCTTCGACGAGATCGGCGGTGGCGTGGCGGTGCTGCTCTGGCTCTACCTGTTCCACGTGATCGTGCTGGCCGGCTACTCGGCCACGCTGGCGTTGAGCCGGTGGCGGGCCGCCCGGGAGGCGGCCCGCGCCTGACCCCGGTCAGCGCCGGAACGGGCCGCGCACCTCGTACGTGATGCCGCCGCTGCCGACCTTCGCGCCGCTGACGCCGCGCTGCGAGGAGAAGTAGAGCCGGCTGCCGTCCGGCGCGAACGCCGGACCGGTGAGCTCCGACTTCGGCTGCCCGAGCAGCCGCGCGAACGGCGTCACCACGCCGGCCGGCGTGATCATGTTGATCTCCATGTCGCCGCCGTCCTCGGCCACGTAGAGGTCACCGCCCGCGGTGCCGGTGATGTTGTCCACCCCGGTCAGCGGTGCCGCGCCGGCCTCCACCAGCGAGTCGTCGTACGCGAGGTCGAGCCGCTGCCCCACCGCGTCGTACGCCCACACCCGGTTGTCGCCCTTCGTGGTGAACCAGCAGGTGTCGTCCGCGTACCAGCAGCCCTCCCCGCCGTGGAACGACTGCGCGGCGCGCACCTGGAAGCGGGTGGGTACCGGAAAGCCGTCCCGGTCCGGCAGGTCCTGCCAGGTGACCGGCCCGGTCACCTGGCCGTCCCGGGCGCAGAGCACCTGGAGCCGGCCGGTACGCAGGTCGCCCCAGGTGTCCGGGACGAAGCGGTAGAAGCAGCCGTCCGGCTCGTCCTCGGTCAGGTAGACCACCTGCCGGACCGGGTCGCAGGCCGCCGCCTCGTGCGTGAAGCGGCCCATCCGGGTCCGTTCCTCGGCGGCCCGGCCGCCGTCCGGCCACGTCTCGAACACCCGGCCCAGCGGCACCTCCTCGCAGGAGAGCCAGGTGCCCCACGGGGTGGAACCGCCGGCGCAGTTGTTGTTGGTGCCACCGAGGATCCGGTACGCGGCGACGATCGCGCCGTCGGCGGCGAACCGCACCGCCGAGGCGCCGCCGACCAGCGGCACCTCCGAGTTGGAGACGTAGTACCAGCCGTCGCCGGTCGGGAAGCAGGCGCCGCCGTCCGGCGCCGGGTGCCAGACGTACGAGGTGCCGGCGACCCGCTGGCCGGAGCGGGCGACCACCCGACTGGTGAAACCGGCCGGCAACTGGAGGCCGTTGGCGTCGGCGGCCAGCAGCTCGCCGTAGGGGCCGGGGCCGGGCTGGGCGGGCGCGGCCGGGGCGGCGGCGGCCCAGAGACTGCCCGCGAAGGCGGTGCCGCCCGCGACGGTGACGGCGCGCAGGACGGTACGACGATCCATCGGATGACCTCCCGGAGACGAGGCTCTCGGCCGACGGTAGGCCCCGGGCGGCATCGACCGC is a window from the Micromonospora sp. DSM 45708 genome containing:
- a CDS encoding alkaline phosphatase PhoX, producing the protein MDRRTVLRAVTVAGGTAFAGSLWAAAAPAAPAQPGPGPYGELLAADANGLQLPAGFTSRVVARSGQRVAGTSYVWHPAPDGGACFPTGDGWYYVSNSEVPLVGGASAVRFAADGAIVAAYRILGGTNNNCAGGSTPWGTWLSCEEVPLGRVFETWPDGGRAAEERTRMGRFTHEAAACDPVRQVVYLTEDEPDGCFYRFVPDTWGDLRTGRLQVLCARDGQVTGPVTWQDLPDRDGFPVPTRFQVRAAQSFHGGEGCWYADDTCWFTTKGDNRVWAYDAVGQRLDLAYDDSLVEAGAAPLTGVDNITGTAGGDLYVAEDGGDMEINMITPAGVVTPFARLLGQPKSELTGPAFAPDGSRLYFSSQRGVSGAKVGSGGITYEVRGPFRR